One Jeotgalicoccus saudimassiliensis DNA window includes the following coding sequences:
- the panC gene encoding pantoate--beta-alanine ligase encodes MEHTSEIREVRALLDKKRDKTIALVPTMGFLHEGHAALIEEAKQHADIVAVSIFVNPLQFGPDEDYDSYPRDLERDLNICERHGVDIVFHPTAGEMYPDEMEFTIGIKSMAGILDGVKRPGHFEGVVTVVGKLFNIIRPDIAVFGQKDRQQLMIIERYVENFNVPVKIVGVPTKREESGLAKSSRNVYLSETEFEEAAEIHAALTNAAEQIQSGTVSADKVKSFIRLHIEQRTGGKVDDLAIHAAHDLKTVDNIDRDVIIFIAVQFEKARLIDNLYVSI; translated from the coding sequence ACTCGTACCGACGATGGGCTTTCTCCATGAAGGTCACGCAGCACTGATTGAAGAAGCAAAACAGCATGCTGATATCGTCGCGGTCAGCATATTCGTCAACCCGCTGCAGTTTGGCCCGGACGAGGACTACGACAGCTACCCTAGAGATCTTGAGCGCGATTTAAATATTTGCGAACGCCACGGTGTGGATATTGTTTTCCATCCGACGGCCGGTGAAATGTATCCTGATGAGATGGAGTTTACAATCGGTATTAAATCAATGGCGGGTATACTGGACGGCGTTAAGCGTCCGGGACACTTCGAAGGTGTTGTTACAGTGGTCGGCAAGCTGTTTAACATCATCCGGCCGGACATTGCAGTATTCGGTCAGAAAGACCGTCAGCAGCTGATGATTATCGAGCGCTACGTCGAAAACTTCAATGTGCCAGTTAAAATTGTCGGCGTACCGACTAAGCGCGAAGAGAGCGGTCTTGCGAAAAGTTCACGTAATGTGTATTTAAGTGAGACGGAGTTTGAAGAAGCAGCTGAAATTCATGCAGCGTTGACGAATGCAGCCGAACAGATTCAAAGCGGTACCGTCAGTGCGGATAAAGTGAAGTCGTTTATCAGGCTTCATATTGAACAGCGGACAGGCGGTAAGGTGGATGATCTTGCGATTCATGCGGCGCACGACCTTAAGACCGTTGATAATATCGACCGGGATGTTATCATATTTATTGCAGTGCAATTTGAAAAGGCACGGTTAATCGATAACTTATACGTCAGCATCTAA